The following proteins come from a genomic window of Pararhodobacter sp.:
- the nusB gene encoding transcription antitermination factor NusB → MSKADNKRVNEKRALKSAARFYAVQALFQMEVSGQTVEQVRVEFETHRIGVETEDEAWVDADIDYFRKLVDLAVDDQARIDQMTDRALVAKWPIARIDPTLRALFRAAGAEFVETDTPPRVVITEYVQITQAFFPEGRESKFVNAVLDHMAREAKPEAFSA, encoded by the coding sequence ATGAGCAAGGCCGATAACAAGCGGGTCAACGAGAAACGCGCGTTGAAATCGGCCGCGCGGTTTTATGCCGTGCAAGCCTTGTTCCAGATGGAGGTCTCGGGGCAGACCGTCGAACAGGTGCGCGTGGAGTTTGAAACCCACCGGATCGGCGTGGAAACCGAGGATGAGGCCTGGGTCGATGCCGACATCGACTATTTCCGCAAGCTGGTGGATCTGGCGGTGGATGATCAGGCGCGCATCGACCAGATGACCGACCGCGCGCTGGTCGCCAAATGGCCGATTGCACGGATCGACCCGACCCTGCGTGCGCTGTTTCGCGCCGCCGGGGCCGAATTTGTCGAAACCGACACCCCGCCGCGCGTGGTGATCACCGAATATGTGCAGATCACACAAGCGTTTTTCCCCGAAGGCCGCGAGTCGAAATTCGTCAACGCGGTGCTCGACCACATGGCGCGTGAAGCCAAACCCGAGGCGTTTTCGGCCTGA
- a CDS encoding S24 family peptidase, which yields MIPTAIDNGQLYLFNDADGETRIKRLHRLGTRTLALVSDNPDHSPEIRNGIDAERLKVLGRIVWSGHNW from the coding sequence TTGATCCCAACCGCCATCGACAACGGCCAGCTCTATCTTTTCAACGACGCCGATGGCGAAACCCGCATCAAACGCCTCCACCGCCTGGGCACACGCACGCTGGCCCTGGTTTCCGATAACCCCGACCATTCCCCGGAAATCCGCAACGGCATCGACGCCGAACGCCTCAAAGTCCTTGGCCGCATCGTCTGGAGCGGTCATAATTGGTAG
- a CDS encoding cation-translocating P-type ATPase: MYDRMKQEAELILSGITVLGILLAALGRWAFGLPELEIIGLSLVYAAGGIPATLRALSEMRRNRVLDIDLLMVVAAAAALAVGAAMEGAVLLTLFSISGTLETRALGRARRAVEALMALRPETALLQTSNGTREVSVGSLLPGDIVVLRPGARVPVDGEIVVGRGSLDESTITGESMPVHKAQGQKVFEATVNLDSVMEVRVTRGTADSTVARMITLVTEAQAAKAPSERFSAWFGQRYTIAVLVGSVVALIGFLLAGRGWDDALYRAATLLVAASPCAVVISVPAAILSGLSAAARGGVLFKGGAALETLAEVRSFAFDKTGTLTTGKATVTDIWAADGDEAGFLTRLAGLEAHSEHPIAAAIRLEAETRGLPQHAVQDVRSSPSEGIEGVDAEGPIWAGNARIAQRMGAETALPALARFDDGAQTVVFAGRGATLLGAVTVADIPRATSKRGIAALRAGTVTEIAMMTGDRRPVALRIGAELGLTPDEIHAELLPADKVDLVAAMTKRGKVAFVGDGVNDAAALARADVGIAMGAAGSEVALQAADVALLSEDMTRLAEAHRLARRTARIVRQNLIFAIGAMLVLVTGGLFFDMPLPLAVVGHEGGTVLVVLNGLRLLADPIRADKR, encoded by the coding sequence ATGTACGACAGGATGAAGCAGGAAGCCGAATTGATCCTGTCGGGGATCACCGTTCTGGGCATCCTGCTGGCCGCCTTGGGTCGCTGGGCGTTTGGCTTGCCAGAGTTGGAGATCATCGGGCTGTCGCTGGTCTATGCAGCGGGCGGCATTCCGGCGACGTTGCGCGCGCTGTCGGAAATGCGCAGAAACCGGGTGCTCGACATTGATCTGTTGATGGTGGTGGCGGCGGCAGCGGCGCTGGCGGTCGGTGCGGCGATGGAAGGGGCGGTGTTGCTGACCCTGTTCTCCATCTCGGGCACCCTGGAGACCCGCGCCTTGGGCCGCGCCCGGCGCGCGGTCGAGGCGCTGATGGCGCTCAGGCCGGAAACCGCCCTGCTGCAAACCAGCAACGGCACCCGAGAGGTGTCCGTCGGCTCGTTGCTGCCCGGTGATATTGTCGTTCTGCGCCCCGGCGCGCGGGTTCCGGTGGATGGCGAGATCGTCGTGGGCCGCGGATCGCTGGACGAATCCACCATCACCGGCGAATCCATGCCCGTGCACAAGGCACAGGGTCAGAAGGTGTTCGAGGCCACGGTGAACCTTGATAGCGTGATGGAAGTGCGGGTGACGCGCGGCACGGCAGACAGCACCGTCGCCCGCATGATCACGCTGGTGACCGAGGCACAGGCCGCCAAAGCCCCCTCGGAGCGGTTCAGCGCCTGGTTCGGCCAGCGGTACACGATTGCGGTTCTGGTCGGATCCGTTGTGGCGCTGATCGGCTTCCTGCTGGCCGGGCGCGGCTGGGATGACGCGCTTTACCGTGCGGCCACGCTTCTGGTCGCGGCCAGCCCTTGCGCGGTGGTGATTTCGGTGCCCGCCGCGATCTTGTCCGGCCTGTCCGCCGCCGCGCGTGGGGGCGTGTTGTTCAAGGGCGGTGCCGCGTTGGAAACCCTGGCCGAGGTGCGCAGCTTTGCCTTTGACAAGACCGGCACACTGACCACCGGCAAGGCCACGGTGACGGATATCTGGGCTGCCGACGGCGACGAGGCCGGGTTTCTGACCCGCCTTGCCGGACTCGAGGCGCATTCCGAGCACCCCATCGCCGCCGCAATCCGTCTTGAGGCCGAGACCCGCGGCCTGCCGCAACATGCCGTGCAAGACGTGCGCTCCAGCCCCAGCGAAGGGATCGAGGGCGTCGATGCCGAGGGGCCGATCTGGGCCGGAAACGCGCGGATTGCGCAGCGCATGGGGGCCGAAACCGCCCTGCCCGCGCTTGCCCGGTTTGACGATGGCGCGCAAACCGTGGTGTTCGCGGGCCGGGGCGCAACGTTGCTGGGGGCGGTCACCGTGGCCGATATTCCGCGCGCAACGTCAAAACGCGGGATCGCGGCGTTGCGCGCCGGCACTGTCACCGAAATCGCCATGATGACCGGCGACCGGCGCCCCGTGGCGCTGCGCATCGGTGCCGAACTGGGGCTGACCCCCGATGAGATCCACGCCGAATTGCTGCCCGCCGACAAGGTGGATCTGGTTGCGGCGATGACCAAACGCGGCAAGGTGGCCTTTGTCGGCGACGGCGTGAACGACGCCGCCGCCCTGGCCCGCGCCGATGTCGGCATCGCGATGGGGGCCGCCGGGTCCGAGGTCGCGCTGCAGGCCGCTGACGTGGCCCTGTTGTCCGAGGACATGACCCGTCTGGCCGAGGCGCATCGCCTCGCGCGGCGCACCGCCCGCATCGTGCGGCAAAATCTGATCTTTGCGATTGGTGCGATGCTGGTGTTGGTGACGGGCGGGTTGTTCTTTGACATGCCGCTGCCTTTGGCGGTCGTTGGCCACGAAGGCGGCACCGTTCTGGTTGTGCTGAATGGGTTGCGGCTACTCGCCGATCCGATCCGCGCCGACAAGCGTTGA
- the ribB gene encoding 3,4-dihydroxy-2-butanone-4-phosphate synthase codes for MQREQPGDFEKPGPVEQNWRDAISSIEEIIDDARNGRMFILVDHEDRENEGDLVIPAQMATPEAINFMATHGRGLICLTLPGERIDALGLSLMSTNNASRHETAFTISIEAREGVTTGISAYDRARTVAVAIDPSKNSADIATPGHIFPLRARDGGVLVRAGHTEAAVDISRLAGLNPSGVICEIMKDDGEMARLPDLIGFAQKHNIKIGTIADLIAYRRRHDNLVRETAKRTVTSAHGGTWDMRIFTDQTHGTEHIVLTMGDLATDEPVLVRMHAMNPLEDVLGIGDGHSGDLRGAMKVIATEGRGVVVLLRDIEVKLSLDDAASPQTLRQYGLGAQILAALGLHSLTLVTNSPTPRVVGLEAYGLNIAGTRPIPKE; via the coding sequence ATGCAGAGAGAACAGCCTGGGGATTTCGAAAAGCCCGGCCCGGTGGAACAGAACTGGCGTGACGCGATTTCGTCGATCGAAGAGATCATCGACGATGCGCGCAATGGGCGGATGTTCATCCTCGTGGACCATGAGGACCGCGAGAACGAGGGCGATCTGGTGATCCCCGCGCAGATGGCCACGCCGGAAGCGATCAACTTCATGGCCACCCACGGGCGCGGGCTGATCTGCCTGACCCTGCCGGGCGAGCGGATCGACGCGCTGGGCCTGTCGCTGATGTCCACCAACAACGCCTCGCGCCATGAAACCGCGTTCACGATTTCCATCGAGGCGCGCGAAGGCGTGACCACCGGGATTTCGGCCTATGACCGCGCGCGCACCGTTGCAGTGGCCATTGACCCGTCGAAAAACAGCGCCGATATCGCCACGCCGGGGCATATTTTCCCGCTACGCGCCCGCGATGGCGGTGTGCTGGTCCGCGCGGGTCATACCGAGGCCGCGGTGGATATCTCGCGGCTGGCCGGGTTGAACCCCTCGGGCGTGATCTGCGAGATCATGAAAGACGACGGCGAAATGGCGCGCCTGCCCGATCTGATCGGCTTCGCGCAAAAGCACAACATCAAGATCGGCACCATCGCCGACCTGATCGCCTATCGCCGCCGCCACGACAATCTTGTGCGCGAAACCGCAAAACGCACCGTCACCTCGGCGCATGGTGGCACCTGGGACATGCGGATCTTCACCGACCAGACCCACGGCACCGAACATATCGTGCTGACCATGGGCGATCTGGCGACCGATGAGCCGGTCTTGGTGCGCATGCACGCGATGAACCCGCTCGAGGATGTGTTGGGCATTGGCGACGGCCATTCCGGCGACCTGCGCGGCGCGATGAAGGTCATCGCCACCGAGGGGCGCGGCGTGGTCGTGTTGCTGCGCGACATCGAGGTCAAGCTGTCCCTGGATGACGCGGCCAGCCCGCAAACCCTGCGCCAATATGGGTTGGGGGCGCAAATTCTTGCCGCCCTGGGCCTGCACAGTCTGACCCTGGTCACCAACTCGCCCACCCCGCGCGTGGTTGGGCTCGAGGCGTATGGCCTCAACATCGCGGGCACCCGCCCCATCCCCAAGGAGTGA
- a CDS encoding YbjQ family protein, producing the protein MAICAACKGSVLVIAPDSGLCAECEAEFSQGEQRDDDESYDGILLTTETAHDLPVVERLEILTSEVVIGLHLFKDIASSFRDVFGGRSKAMQTGLRDARKMALYELRREAAAVGADAVVGVHLNYSEISGGGKSMLFLVASGTAVRLRDHT; encoded by the coding sequence ATGGCAATCTGCGCGGCTTGTAAAGGTTCTGTCTTGGTGATCGCACCCGATTCCGGCCTATGTGCTGAGTGCGAGGCTGAATTCTCACAAGGTGAGCAGCGAGACGATGATGAAAGCTATGACGGTATTCTGCTGACCACCGAAACAGCGCACGATTTGCCGGTCGTAGAACGGCTTGAAATTCTAACTTCCGAGGTCGTTATCGGCCTGCATCTCTTCAAGGATATTGCATCATCTTTTCGCGACGTGTTCGGCGGGAGGAGCAAGGCGATGCAAACCGGGCTCCGCGATGCCCGGAAGATGGCGCTTTACGAGCTCCGCCGAGAAGCCGCTGCCGTAGGGGCCGATGCAGTTGTTGGCGTTCATCTTAACTATTCAGAGATCAGCGGCGGAGGGAAAAGCATGCTGTTCTTGGTTGCGTCGGGAACAGCAGTTCGTTTGCGTGACCATACCTGA
- a CDS encoding transposase domain-containing protein, giving the protein MSELAPTHLWWTANELADAKLPDMPGTQQSIERWVKRINLRANPSLARRREGRGGGWEYHWTALPLAARKALLAVASAPVQAPNRGEMWEWFEGLPLAVQCRTRIRLRCVQSVEALENHLSRDLAVREVAATEGVSPRTLWTWLGLIEGVRSDDRLPYLAPRHRAVERKVTKRDFDEEFFDWLKADFLRLAGPSFSSCYRRAVMVARDKRWETAPERTLRRRLDERVSQPVQVLARKGIEALKRMYPPQTRDKTALHALEVVNGDYHRFDVFVKWPEIDTPVRPQMVAFQDVYSGRILSWRLDLTANSHSVKLAAGDMVEAWGIPEHVLLDNGREFAAKLITGGAKTRFRFKVREDDLPGLFVSLGCEIHWATPYAGQSKPIERSFRDMCDAIAKDPRFDGAWTGNRPDAKPEDYGSRAIPYDTFLRVVGEGIEEHNLRQGRRSEVAWGRSFAEVFAESYEAAPIRKATEAQRRLWLMGSELLRAHSSSGLVKFAGNEYWSDWMHDIAGERVIARFDPADLQAGVHIYSADNRYLGEAACKSAAGFLSIEDARAHAKARGDWMKAERKALAAHRTLTARELGVDLDTVAGLEPAPKPQSKVVRLVTPAKPAAIAPNPVIDAAQAALVTDIASHRATPKTTEAPRERFKRALDLEGRVTAGETITAEQTKWLTGYQTTAEYRAERTLWSDFGPAYFG; this is encoded by the coding sequence ATGAGCGAACTCGCCCCCACGCACCTCTGGTGGACTGCCAATGAGCTGGCCGACGCCAAACTGCCGGACATGCCAGGCACACAGCAGAGCATCGAGCGCTGGGTCAAGCGCATCAATCTGCGCGCTAACCCGTCGCTGGCACGTCGCCGCGAAGGCCGTGGGGGCGGCTGGGAATATCATTGGACGGCACTGCCATTGGCGGCGCGCAAGGCGCTGCTGGCGGTTGCCAGCGCGCCAGTGCAAGCGCCCAATCGTGGAGAGATGTGGGAATGGTTCGAGGGGCTGCCCCTTGCGGTGCAATGCCGCACGCGGATCCGCCTGCGCTGCGTCCAGTCAGTCGAGGCGTTGGAAAATCATTTGTCGCGCGATCTGGCTGTGCGCGAAGTCGCGGCCACCGAGGGCGTCTCGCCGCGCACGCTGTGGACCTGGTTGGGTCTGATTGAGGGCGTGCGGAGTGATGATCGCTTGCCCTATCTGGCACCCCGTCACCGGGCGGTGGAGCGCAAGGTCACCAAGCGCGATTTCGACGAAGAGTTCTTTGACTGGTTGAAGGCCGATTTTCTGCGCCTTGCCGGTCCGTCGTTTTCCAGCTGCTATCGTCGCGCCGTGATGGTGGCGCGTGACAAGCGTTGGGAAACGGCCCCCGAGCGCACTCTGCGGCGGCGGCTCGATGAGCGGGTCAGCCAGCCGGTGCAAGTCTTGGCGCGCAAGGGCATCGAGGCGCTCAAGCGGATGTATCCGCCGCAGACCCGCGACAAGACTGCGCTGCATGCGCTGGAAGTGGTGAACGGTGACTATCACCGTTTTGATGTGTTCGTGAAATGGCCGGAAATCGACACGCCCGTGCGCCCGCAGATGGTGGCGTTTCAGGACGTCTATTCCGGTCGCATTCTGTCCTGGCGTCTGGACCTGACCGCCAATTCGCACAGCGTCAAGCTGGCGGCTGGCGACATGGTCGAAGCGTGGGGCATTCCCGAGCATGTGTTGCTGGACAACGGGCGCGAGTTTGCCGCCAAGCTGATTACCGGCGGCGCAAAGACGCGGTTCCGGTTCAAGGTTCGCGAAGACGATCTGCCGGGGCTGTTCGTGTCGCTTGGCTGCGAGATCCATTGGGCCACGCCCTATGCCGGTCAATCGAAGCCGATCGAGCGGTCGTTCCGCGACATGTGTGACGCGATCGCCAAGGATCCGCGCTTTGATGGCGCGTGGACCGGCAACCGGCCCGACGCCAAGCCCGAAGACTATGGCAGCCGCGCCATTCCTTATGACACCTTCCTGCGGGTCGTCGGCGAGGGCATCGAAGAGCACAACTTGCGCCAGGGGCGGCGGTCCGAGGTGGCGTGGGGGCGGTCCTTTGCCGAGGTCTTTGCCGAGAGCTACGAGGCCGCTCCAATCCGCAAGGCCACCGAGGCGCAGCGCCGCCTTTGGTTGATGGGCAGTGAGCTTCTACGCGCGCATTCATCGTCTGGATTGGTTAAATTCGCGGGCAACGAATACTGGTCGGACTGGATGCACGACATCGCCGGTGAGCGTGTCATTGCGCGGTTCGATCCGGCAGACCTGCAAGCCGGAGTCCACATCTACAGCGCGGATAATCGCTATCTGGGCGAGGCCGCGTGCAAGAGCGCCGCTGGCTTCCTGTCGATCGAGGATGCGCGGGCCCATGCCAAGGCGCGCGGTGATTGGATGAAGGCCGAGCGCAAGGCGCTGGCGGCGCATCGCACGTTGACCGCCCGCGAATTGGGCGTCGATCTGGATACGGTTGCCGGGTTGGAACCCGCGCCAAAGCCGCAATCAAAAGTGGTCAGGCTGGTGACGCCTGCCAAACCGGCCGCGATCGCGCCGAACCCGGTTATCGACGCGGCACAAGCGGCGCTGGTGACAGATATCGCGAGCCACCGTGCCACACCCAAGACCACCGAGGCCCCGCGCGAACGGTTCAAGCGGGCGCTCGATTTGGAGGGCCGTGTGACGGCTGGCGAGACCATCACGGCCGAGCAGACAAAATGGCTGACCGGCTATCAAACAACTGCTGAATACCGCGCAGAGCGCACGCTCTGGTCGGATTTCGGGCCTGCGTATTTCGGATGA
- a CDS encoding ParB/RepB/Spo0J family partition protein: MKFLNGGNVVRLPVGEIVVEERLRAVREDNISTLILMAEDTGITTPIHVRKVKDRLVLIDGAHRLEATKRMGSPDIAALLVECRADEARAMEASNNLGAARMTPLETAVFVASWKRDYYALHPEREQGVFKGNQYTGKVVGINLSLTKIIADAFGVSEPTIKRALQAGDSLSLEEAAQLDAAPCRITMEDLKHLSKISDPDERAQVILKLSGGNAKNAATARRQWKVEQGLAAPVQDPVEAGLKALKTAWSRAPKEARRRFIRDHGADIEAILYEGSLE; the protein is encoded by the coding sequence ATGAAATTCCTGAATGGCGGCAATGTGGTGCGCTTGCCTGTTGGCGAGATCGTTGTCGAGGAGCGGCTGCGTGCGGTACGTGAGGACAATATCTCGACCCTGATCCTGATGGCCGAGGATACGGGGATCACGACGCCGATCCATGTGCGCAAGGTCAAGGACAGGCTGGTGCTGATCGACGGCGCGCACCGCTTGGAAGCCACCAAACGCATGGGCTCGCCGGATATCGCAGCGCTTCTGGTGGAATGCCGCGCGGACGAGGCGCGGGCGATGGAGGCCAGCAACAATCTGGGTGCTGCTCGCATGACGCCGCTGGAGACCGCGGTGTTCGTCGCATCCTGGAAGCGCGACTATTACGCCCTGCATCCTGAGCGTGAACAAGGCGTGTTCAAGGGCAACCAATACACTGGAAAAGTGGTGGGGATCAATTTGAGCCTCACCAAAATCATCGCTGACGCCTTTGGAGTTTCGGAGCCAACAATCAAGCGCGCCTTGCAGGCGGGTGACAGCTTGTCGCTAGAAGAAGCAGCGCAACTTGACGCCGCGCCGTGCCGAATCACGATGGAAGACCTCAAGCATCTGTCAAAGATCAGCGACCCTGACGAGCGCGCGCAGGTGATCCTGAAACTGTCCGGCGGGAATGCCAAGAATGCCGCCACCGCACGGCGTCAGTGGAAGGTCGAACAGGGCCTTGCCGCGCCGGTCCAAGACCCCGTTGAAGCGGGTTTGAAGGCGCTCAAAACGGCGTGGTCACGCGCGCCCAAAGAAGCGCGGCGCCGGTTCATTCGTGATCACGGGGCGGACATTGAGGCCATTCTTTATGAGGGATCGCTGGAATGA
- a CDS encoding ATP-binding protein — MTDETRLYNSVAPLRNVAALTALIDRVQNRAIGLPGMACFYGWSGFGKSTAAIYAANKFQAVLVQCKSSWTKKNLCKAVLAELGLPAKGNTADLVDQISAQLAVHGMPLIIDEADHLIARKMVEIVRDIYEGSQAPVILIGEELLPQKLKEWERVHGRMLDWVAAEPADLADLNHLAPIYAPGIAITADLRVELLRMSHGSTRRVCVNLAKLGEQAQVLGVDEMSRANFDPREFFTGTAPKPRRSEIVGAA, encoded by the coding sequence ATGACAGATGAGACGAGGCTTTACAATAGTGTGGCCCCTCTGCGCAACGTTGCTGCACTGACCGCGCTGATCGACCGGGTGCAGAACCGCGCGATTGGTCTGCCGGGCATGGCCTGCTTTTATGGCTGGTCAGGGTTCGGCAAATCGACCGCCGCAATCTACGCCGCCAACAAGTTCCAAGCGGTGCTGGTGCAGTGCAAATCCAGCTGGACGAAAAAGAACCTGTGCAAGGCCGTGTTGGCCGAATTGGGACTGCCAGCCAAAGGCAACACGGCCGATCTGGTGGATCAGATTTCTGCGCAGCTGGCGGTGCACGGCATGCCGCTGATCATCGATGAGGCCGATCATCTGATCGCGCGCAAAATGGTCGAAATCGTGCGCGACATCTACGAGGGTTCGCAAGCACCGGTGATCTTGATTGGCGAAGAGTTGCTGCCGCAAAAACTCAAGGAATGGGAGCGAGTTCACGGGCGCATGTTGGACTGGGTCGCGGCAGAACCCGCGGACCTGGCCGATCTGAACCACCTCGCGCCGATCTATGCACCGGGTATTGCCATTACGGCGGACCTCAGGGTCGAGTTGCTGCGCATGTCGCATGGCTCGACGCGCCGGGTCTGCGTCAATCTCGCAAAGCTGGGTGAACAAGCCCAGGTGCTTGGCGTCGACGAAATGAGCCGCGCCAACTTCGATCCTCGGGAGTTTTTTACCGGGACTGCACCCAAGCCTCGCCGCTCTGAAATCGTGGGAGCCGCGTGA
- a CDS encoding 6,7-dimethyl-8-ribityllumazine synthase, with amino-acid sequence MAGASHYTLPLPRFDKPVKALIVVAPYYRDIADMMIEGARATLEAAGATHELIEVPGALEVPAAIGQAFRMADFDVFVALGCVIRGETTHYDTVCNDSSRGLTLLGLQGVCLGNGILTVENMEQAIVRADPKDQNKGGGAAAAALHLLALARRWGAPKGGVGFRPVDPVQLAKGGDTV; translated from the coding sequence ATGGCCGGAGCCAGCCACTATACCCTGCCGCTGCCCCGCTTTGACAAGCCCGTCAAGGCGCTGATCGTCGTCGCCCCCTATTACCGCGACATCGCCGACATGATGATCGAGGGCGCGCGCGCCACGCTGGAAGCCGCCGGCGCCACGCATGAGCTGATCGAAGTGCCCGGCGCGTTGGAAGTGCCCGCCGCCATCGGTCAGGCCTTTCGCATGGCCGATTTCGACGTGTTCGTGGCCTTGGGCTGCGTGATCCGGGGCGAGACCACGCATTATGACACGGTCTGCAACGACAGCTCGCGCGGGTTGACCTTGCTGGGCCTGCAAGGCGTGTGTCTGGGCAATGGCATTCTGACCGTTGAGAACATGGAACAGGCAATCGTGCGCGCCGATCCCAAGGATCAGAACAAGGGCGGCGGGGCGGCGGCGGCGGCGTTGCATCTGCTGGCCTTGGCCCGTCGCTGGGGCGCGCCCAAGGGCGGCGTCGGCTTTCGGCCAGTGGACCCGGTCCAGTTGGCCAAAGGGGGCGACACAGTATGA
- a CDS encoding helix-turn-helix transcriptional regulator has product MRDEKYGERLKTWRQAQKLSQRELSAELSVSRGYIGDIEAGRSEPSRNFLISLQEKFGVRADYILYGEGSPVAASADPAAQPANRARPDPLLLMICGGAVSAEYSSAKLKLTPDDHFNQAVWIYDTLISRMKNPADGDELEQLLPEIRRELRKKIGV; this is encoded by the coding sequence ATGCGAGATGAAAAATATGGTGAGCGTCTCAAAACGTGGCGACAGGCCCAGAAACTATCTCAGCGAGAGTTAAGTGCAGAGTTGAGTGTGAGCCGTGGATACATCGGTGACATCGAAGCTGGCCGCAGCGAACCTTCGCGCAACTTCCTGATAAGTTTGCAGGAAAAGTTCGGGGTCCGTGCGGATTACATCCTCTACGGCGAAGGGTCACCTGTCGCCGCCAGCGCCGATCCCGCGGCACAACCCGCGAACCGCGCCCGGCCAGACCCTTTGCTCTTGATGATTTGCGGCGGGGCGGTCAGCGCGGAATATTCATCGGCCAAGTTGAAACTGACCCCGGACGATCATTTCAATCAGGCCGTCTGGATCTATGACACCCTGATCTCACGCATGAAGAACCCAGCGGACGGCGACGAACTCGAACAGCTTCTGCCCGAGATAAGGCGCGAACTGCGAAAGAAGATAGGGGTTTGA
- a CDS encoding DUF3164 family protein — protein sequence MSEHQSLPIPDGRVEVAGKSYMPDAKGNLVPVELIAPEALLEDEVVRKIAGYGLPLSDQVSRFKQHTFDDLGSFEALLAQEYGAKKGGAKGNKTLMTHDGLWKVQVQVADHIDFGPQLQIAKELVDECLNEWSADSRPEIRGLITKAFNTDKAGQINRSEVFMLLRLEIDDPRWLEAMRAIRDAMRIVGSKTYVRLYRRVAHDAAWEAITIDLSKA from the coding sequence ATGTCTGAACACCAATCCCTCCCCATTCCTGACGGCCGCGTCGAGGTTGCCGGAAAATCCTACATGCCCGACGCCAAGGGCAATCTCGTGCCCGTTGAACTGATCGCGCCTGAGGCGCTGCTCGAGGACGAGGTGGTGCGCAAGATCGCGGGCTACGGCCTGCCGTTGTCGGACCAGGTGTCCCGGTTCAAACAACACACATTCGATGATCTGGGATCGTTCGAGGCGCTGCTTGCCCAGGAATACGGCGCGAAGAAAGGCGGCGCCAAGGGCAACAAGACGCTGATGACCCACGACGGGCTTTGGAAGGTGCAGGTGCAGGTCGCCGATCACATCGACTTTGGCCCGCAGTTGCAGATCGCCAAAGAGCTGGTCGATGAGTGCCTGAATGAATGGTCCGCCGACAGTCGCCCGGAAATTCGCGGCCTCATCACCAAGGCTTTCAACACCGACAAGGCCGGCCAGATCAACCGCTCCGAGGTGTTCATGCTGTTGCGCCTCGAGATTGACGATCCCCGCTGGCTGGAAGCCATGCGCGCCATCCGCGACGCCATGCGGATCGTTGGCTCGAAGACCTACGTCCGCCTCTACCGCCGCGTCGCCCATGACGCCGCATGGGAAGCCATCACCATTGACCTGTCAAAAGCTTGA